In the Brettanomyces nanus chromosome 1, complete sequence genome, TTTCGAGCTCCCAGTAACGACCAACTTAGAACTGGTACGGACAAGGGGAATCTGACTGTCTAATTAAAACATAGCATTGCGATGGTCAGAAAATGATGTTGACGCAATGTGATTTCTGCCCAGTGCTCTGAATGTcaaagtgaagaaattcaaccaAGCGCGGGTAAACGGCGGGAGTAACTATGACTCTCTTAAGGTAGCCAAATGCCTCGTCATCTAACTAGTGACGCGCATGAATGGATTAATGAGATTCCCACTGTCCCTATCTACTATCTAGCGAAACCACAGCCAAGGGAACGGGCTTGGCAGAATCAGCGGGGAAAGAAGACCCTGTTGAGCTTGACTCTAGTTTGACATTGTGAAAAGACATAGAGGGTGTAGAATAAGTGGGAGCTTCGGCGCCGGTGAAATACCACTACCTTTATAGTTTTTTTACTTATTCAATGAAGCGGAGCTGGACCGCAAGGTCCACGTTCTAGCAAAAGCGGCGTGTCCGTGATCCGGGTTGAAGACATTGTCAGGTGGGGAGTTTGGCTGGGGCGGCACATCTGTTAAAAGATAACGCAGATGTCCTAAGGGGGACTCATGGAGAACAGAAATCTCCAGTAGAACAAAAGGGTAAAAGTCCccttgattttgattttcagTGTGAATACAAACCATGAAAGTGTGGCCTATCGATCCTTTAGTCCCTCAGAATTTGAGGCTAGAGGTGCCAGAAAAGTTACCACAGGGATAACTGGCTTGTGGCAGTCAAGCGCTCATAGCGACATTGCTTTTTGATTCTTCGATGTCGGCTCTTCCTATCATACCGAAGCAGAATTCGGTAAGCGTTGGATTGTTCACCCACTAATAGGGAACGTGAGCTGGGTTTAGACCGTCGTGAGACAGGTTAGTTTTACCCTACTGATGAGGTGTCATCTCAATAGTAATTGAACTTAGTACGAGAGGAACCGTTCATTCAGATCATTGGTATTTGCGGCTGCCTGAACAGACACTACCGCGAAGCTATCATCTGTTGGATTATGGCTGAACGCCTCTAAGTCAGAATCCATGCTAGAAAGGGATGATTTTATGCCTTGCTATACTAGAAGGATACGAATAAGGCACGTAGTGTCGCTGGAACCATATCAGGCGGGCGGCGGCGTACATGCGGAAAGGCTTGTGCGCTTGCCCGCGGATAGCAATGTCGAGAATGGCGAGGATAGATCCTTTGCATACGACTTAAATGTACAACGGGGTATTGTAAGCAGTAGAGTAGCCTTGTTGTTACGATCTGCTGAGATTAAGCCTCTGTTGTCGGATTTGCAGACGACCATCCGGGAGGATGGGAGGAGGCAGAAGGACTATCACTTGTAAGGGACTATTAGTTCACTTGTAAGTTTTCACCGCgtactattttttatttttcaccaccaactatatttaagaattttcaccaccaactatatttaagtaccttacaccgcgaactattttttatttcaccgcgaactatatttaagtaccttacaccgcgaactattttttatttcaccaccaactatctttaagtaccttacaccgcgaactattttttatttcaccaccaactatatttaagtaccttacaccgcgaactattttttatttcaccgcgaactatatttaagtaccttacaccgcgaactattttttatttttcaccgcgaactatCTTTTATAAGTTGATTGTACGCTATTTTTAACCACGCCGtgtctttttatttttcagcacgaactatttttcaagtgattttACGTTCTTTTTCAGTCACCACGCTGCTATTTTTCAAGGGATGGTAAGCTACACACCACGCTATTTTTTTGGGGTCACCACCCTGCTGTTTTTTACCAAGCAGTGTTTCTTTGAGGTCACCACGCTGATGTTTTTTACCGggctttctttcaagtgatttcttctattttgcCGTCACCACGCTGCTGTTTTTTAAGGGGATGGTTTGCCATTTTTTTACCACGCCGCTATTTACCGGCctttattttcaagtgatttttttgaagtcaCGCCGCTGCTGTTTTTCAAGGAGATGGTTTGTCATTTTTCTACCCTACTTTCTATAATTAATAAACTCTTTAACTTATTTACCGTAATTCTGGattttgaacttcaacttATTTACCGTAATTATTGGACCAAGAATACAAGGATATTTTTTGGACTGTAGATTTTTAAAAGTGATTGGaactcaatttggtgtaGGGGCGTTCGATCTCTGAAACTCGATCCGGTGTAGGGGCGTTGTTAAGCGTTTCCTGGAACTCgatctggtgtagagaCGGTGTTAAgcgattccaaaaactcCATCTGGTGTAGGGGCGTTGCTAAGCGATGCTTGGATTTCCGAGAAcgattccaaaaactcgatctggtgtagagaCGTTGTTAGGAGCGTTTCCTGGAACTagatctggtgtaaggaagttgctaaGCGATGTTccaatctggtgtaaggacgttgttAGAAGGTTTTTTGAAACTCAActtggtgtaaggaagttgctaaGCGATTTGGATTTTTAGACTTTGCTGTAGATTTCTGAGAACGATTCCTGGaactcaatctggtgtagggacGTTGCTAAGCGATTCCTGGATTTCCGAGAgcgattccaaaaactcaatttggtgtaagggCGTTGTTAAGAACGATTTTtaaaactcaatctggtgtagggacGTTGTTAAGAGCGATTCCtagattttgatttctcatgTGAAATTGAGAGCGATCTCTGGATTTTGTgttggtgtaaggaagtcaacgattctatttttatttctcggTAGCAGAAGATCTGCCGAGGTCCGAACAGCGCTCCATGCATGCATCGTATTTTGTGGGAAGGAGATCTGCAACGTGATGCACTCCACATCAACATTTTTCCGAATGGTTAGTTTCACGCGGGGGAAATGGTCAAACGGCAGGAGCGGAACGATCACACCAGAGGCTGCTTGCTTCCggtggtgtggtggtgtgCTTTCTCGGAGTACGCATGTTGTTCACCGTCAGCTGACGCAATAGAAGAATGATTAAGTAAGCAGGGTTGTCACTTATATCTGCTGAAAGTCCCTTTGAAACCTCATCTTTTTCCTAGTGTACACCGATTTCCCTTTTTCAATGGCTTCTGTTATTAGtgagcttgaagaaatagcAACAACAGTTAATGAGGCAGAacctgttgatgagaaagaagtagatgaaaaaagaggttggCGAGAATATCTTTAGCGACACCAGACCGGTGAAAACTAGACTTTGGGAGATACGTAATTCTTACAAGTATCTAATGATTGTCTATATATCCGCtattggtattggtatagattcccttcttttcagtttATTATTGGGTATGGaatctttcagaaaagCCTATGGTTACTACGATGAAGCCACAAGCGGATGGGTCATCAGAGCAAAATACCAGTCTGGTTGGAATGGTGGTTCTTTTGGCTGTCAGGTTTTGGGTGCCTTCTTTGCAGGTTGGTACAATGataagtttggaagaaaaagttctttggcTATTTCTTGCATTATAACTATTATTGGTAACACTGTTGCTATAACCGCTCCGGTCGGTCACCCTATCAATTTGGTCATGGCAAAATGTGTTATCGGAATTGGTATCGGTATTCTtgtttcaacttgtccaGTTTACTTGTCCGAATTGATGTCGCCAACCTTGAGAGGTATTGGTTCCATGggaatcaacttctccatttgcttTGGTCAGTGGATTGGATCGCTAATTTATTTCGGCTGTTCGAAGAATTATACGGGCATTGACGATTCAACAGGCTACAAAATTGCCTTTGGAATTCAATATTTGTTAGTTGGAGGATATCTCCTTTTGTTCTGGTTTATGCCGGAATCCccatcatatttgattcACCGCGGtaagttggaagaggcaaAAGCCGCCATTAAGAAGCTCTATCACAACAAGAATAATACTGAATACGACATTGACTCACATTACGAGATTCTCAttaaggaagttgaagaagaaaaaatgaatgctgaaagtgagaaagaagtttcGTATGCCGAACTCTTCAAGGCTACAAACCTAAAGAGGGTTGTACTATCTATCTTTGCTCTTACGGGACAGCTTTGGGTTGGTGTCAGTTTCGTTTTAACCTACATTtcatatttctttgaacttgCTGGAGTTTCAAGCAGCATTGAGAAGACGGTTGGTATGTTCACTCTTTGCGTCGGTGGTAACCTTGTTTCTTACTTtgtcattgaaagagttgatagAAGAGTCCTCTACATTGGTGGTGTTGCCCTTTGTACGATCATGAATTTACTCATTGCATGCGTGTCATATGGAAGCTCGCAAGCTGCTGCCTATACCACCGTTGTGTTTGTCTTTCTATGGGCTTTTATCTACGAAGCCACTGTTGGTCCATTGACATATGCTTTGATCACGGAGCTTCCACAGGGAAGAATGCGTGCCAAATCGGTGGCAATTACTTCTAATGTCAACAGTCTCTGTAGTTTTGGTCTTGGTTATCTCATCCCATATTTGTTCAATCCCGATGAAGTTAACATGGGGGCTAGGATCATGTTTGTTTGGACAGGTACCGGTGTGGTTTTGTTCGTTGtgatgctcttcttcttaccagaAACTAGAGGAAGAACTGCTAACGAGATTGAGCAGTTGTTCGTGAACAAAGTGGGTGctttgaaattcaagagggctaagtttgatgaagatgataaattaATTATGTCATCAGTGGGGAAAGAGGTCAGTCAGGCATAGCTTGTTTGGTGTGTCCCCGTCCGCCTTTTGTATCCTTACTTTATTGAATAATAGAAATGAAAGCTATAAATACGTGCTCGTAAATGTTGGCCTGTTCATCCAGTAGAAGTAATCGTCAATATTACTCgtatttgatgttgttgtggtgtaaggaagtgaTAAACTATTCCTGAATTGGGgggtgtaaggacgttggCGAGAACGACCTCtgaatttggtgtaaggacgttgttGAACGATTTTTGGATAGAGCGATTTGAATTGtgatctggtgtaaggacgttgcCAAGAGCATTCTCTGGAATTCgatttggtgtaaggaagttgctaaA is a window encoding:
- a CDS encoding uncharacterized protein (EggNog:ENOG41) yields the protein MASMKKEVGENIFSDTRPVKTRLWEIRNSYKYLMIVYISAIGIGIDSLLFSLLLGMESFRKAYGYYDEATSGWVIRAKYQSGWNGGSFGCQVLGAFFAGWYNDKFGRKSSLAISCIITIIGNTVAITAPVGHPINLVMAKCVIGIGIGILVSTCPVYLSELMSPTLRGIGSMGINFSICFGQWIGSLIYFGCSKNYTGIDDSTGYKIAFGIQYLLVGGYLLLFWFMPESPSYLIHRGKLEEAKAAIKKLYHNKNNTEYDIDSHYEILIKEVEEEKMNAESEKEVSYAELFKATNLKRVVLSIFALTGQLWVGVSFVLTYISYFFELAGVSSSIEKTVGMFTLCVGGNLVSYFVIERVDRRVLYIGGVALCTIMNLLIACVSYGSSQAAAYTTVVFVFLWAFIYEATVGPLTYALITELPQGRMRAKSVAITSNVNSLCSFGLGYLIPYLFNPDEVNMGARIMFVWTGTGVVLFVVMLFFLPETRGRTANEIEQLFVNKVGALKFKRAKFDEDDKLIMSSVGKEVSQA